In Chitinophaga sp. HK235, a single window of DNA contains:
- the cbiE gene encoding precorrin-6y C5,15-methyltransferase (decarboxylating) subunit CbiE: MPEEYIVIGVANTTANVCSPEAMELLSQYRHFSGGERHYTLVKHLLPVSHNWITIKGNMPALFAQYEQVAEPLVVFASGDPLFYGMVNTIRKYAVDANVKVYPQFNSIQRLCAKAGIPYEQVCNVSVHGRSWQELDAALIRGHRQIAILTDHVRTPQAIAQRIMEYGFTQYDMLVGEDLDGVAEQLSRDTLETMAGRTFHPLNCVLLQQVSASQQPGMGIEDCRFEGLPGRPNMITKRTVRLASIAQLQLHQATVCWDIGFCTGAVAIEARRLHPHLQVVAFEKRPECEGIITRNMKQLSAPGIDIHMGDFYEQDHAALPVPDAVFIGGHGNRLDELMQIIDSYMRPGGRIVINAVLDTSREQFVHMTEKLQWHLLPAEQIQVGDHNPITVLTAIKQA; the protein is encoded by the coding sequence ATGCCGGAAGAATATATCGTCATAGGAGTTGCCAATACAACAGCGAATGTCTGTTCACCGGAAGCTATGGAACTGCTTTCGCAATACCGGCATTTTTCCGGTGGGGAACGTCATTACACGCTGGTAAAGCATTTGCTGCCGGTGTCCCATAACTGGATTACCATCAAGGGCAATATGCCGGCACTTTTTGCGCAATATGAACAGGTGGCAGAGCCGTTGGTGGTTTTTGCCAGTGGAGATCCTTTGTTTTACGGCATGGTCAACACCATCCGCAAATACGCAGTGGATGCTAACGTAAAGGTATATCCGCAGTTCAACAGTATACAGCGGCTCTGTGCTAAAGCAGGCATTCCTTATGAACAGGTGTGTAATGTATCGGTACATGGCCGTAGCTGGCAGGAGCTGGATGCCGCGCTGATCAGGGGACACAGGCAGATAGCCATACTGACGGATCATGTTCGTACCCCGCAGGCAATTGCGCAGCGGATAATGGAATACGGGTTTACACAGTATGATATGCTGGTGGGAGAAGATCTGGACGGTGTTGCAGAACAGTTGTCCCGGGATACACTGGAGACGATGGCCGGCCGCACTTTTCATCCGCTCAATTGTGTGCTGCTGCAACAGGTGTCTGCATCGCAACAGCCCGGAATGGGGATAGAAGACTGTCGTTTTGAAGGGCTCCCCGGCAGACCCAATATGATCACCAAAAGAACGGTACGCCTCGCCAGTATTGCACAGTTGCAGCTGCACCAGGCAACGGTTTGCTGGGATATCGGCTTCTGTACCGGCGCAGTGGCTATAGAGGCCAGACGCCTGCATCCGCACCTGCAGGTGGTAGCCTTCGAAAAACGACCTGAATGTGAAGGTATCATCACCCGTAATATGAAACAATTGTCTGCCCCCGGTATTGATATACACATGGGCGATTTTTATGAACAGGACCATGCTGCTTTGCCGGTACCCGATGCAGTGTTTATCGGAGGCCATGGCAACCGCCTGGATGAGTTGATGCAGATAATAGATTCGTATATGCGTCCGGGTGGGAGAATAGTGATAAACGCTGTGCTGGACACCAGCAGAGAACAGTTTGTGCATATGACGGAAAAACTTCAATGGCACCTGCTACCGGCAGAACAGATACAGGTAGGAGACCATAACCCTATCACGGTTTTAACAGCTATCAAACAAGCATGA
- the cobM gene encoding precorrin-4 C(11)-methyltransferase — protein sequence MKQTSNIAIIASTDRALVLAGTIRQSLSDVAIFSTRKDIPAGVISIDTIGSFLQENFNQYNAFLFIGALGICVRSIAPYIKDKNTDPAILNMDDHGYFVQPVLSGHTGGANTLARQVAHILGAQAVITTSSDLQDIWALDTLGKQYAWKTAATAPLNTVISLFVNNHPTALLLDVKAEGTTWLEKTKPDFVTVFYNINDIPLEQFDLLIAVTFRKYTVAIPVLHYHPAALHIGMGCSRDIESDLLEVSVLEQLQQQGLAAEAVKSIASIDIKHDEKAFIALADKWQIPFYTYTAAALNECEVPNPSPVVKDKLDVYSVSEASAYLSSGNDGWLVEKQKITVSSGKKHTIAVALDAALERRAQVAIVGAGPGDPALVAVRGKELLERADLILYAGSLVPEELTHYAKEGAVVRNSASMTLEEQISLMEEHYAKGHLIVRLQSGDPSIYGAIQEQMTIFDEKGMDYFIVPGISSFQAAAAVLKSEFTIPEVVQTIILTRGEGNTPLPEHEKLQEMARHRATMCIFLSATIAKNVQAQLLEHYPPETPVAVLYRVTWKDERVFTGQLQELAAIIRSNKLTRTALIIVGAAIGARKNRSHLYNPEWKHIFRNQKTKSGNLKINK from the coding sequence ATGAAACAAACATCAAATATTGCTATTATTGCCAGCACAGACAGAGCTTTAGTACTGGCAGGTACCATACGCCAGTCCTTGTCTGATGTGGCCATATTCTCTACCCGCAAGGATATCCCGGCAGGTGTCATTTCCATTGATACGATCGGTAGTTTCCTGCAGGAAAATTTTAACCAATACAACGCTTTCCTCTTCATTGGTGCGCTGGGTATCTGTGTACGCAGTATCGCACCTTATATCAAAGATAAAAATACCGATCCGGCGATCCTTAATATGGATGATCATGGTTATTTCGTACAGCCGGTACTGTCAGGTCATACCGGTGGTGCCAATACACTGGCGCGGCAGGTGGCGCATATCCTGGGTGCTCAGGCAGTGATTACTACCTCCAGCGATTTACAGGATATCTGGGCATTGGATACGCTTGGTAAACAATATGCCTGGAAAACGGCTGCCACAGCGCCTTTGAATACAGTCATCTCCCTGTTTGTCAACAACCACCCTACAGCCCTGTTGCTGGATGTAAAAGCGGAAGGGACCACATGGCTGGAAAAAACGAAACCGGATTTTGTTACCGTCTTTTATAATATCAATGATATCCCACTGGAGCAGTTTGACCTGTTGATAGCTGTTACCTTCCGTAAGTATACGGTTGCCATACCGGTGCTGCACTATCATCCGGCTGCTTTGCATATCGGGATGGGCTGCAGCCGGGATATTGAGTCCGACCTGCTGGAAGTCTCTGTGCTGGAGCAATTGCAACAACAGGGTCTTGCAGCGGAAGCCGTAAAAAGTATCGCTTCCATAGATATCAAACATGATGAAAAAGCATTTATTGCTTTGGCAGATAAATGGCAGATACCTTTTTACACCTACACCGCCGCTGCACTCAACGAGTGCGAAGTACCCAATCCATCGCCGGTAGTGAAAGACAAGCTGGACGTATACAGCGTATCGGAAGCCAGTGCATACTTGTCTTCCGGCAATGACGGTTGGCTGGTAGAGAAACAGAAAATTACGGTCAGCTCCGGTAAAAAACATACGATCGCTGTTGCCCTGGATGCCGCTCTGGAAAGGCGTGCACAGGTAGCCATTGTAGGTGCCGGCCCCGGTGATCCTGCATTGGTGGCAGTAAGAGGTAAAGAACTGCTTGAAAGGGCAGACCTTATTCTCTACGCTGGCAGCCTGGTACCGGAAGAACTGACCCACTACGCCAAGGAAGGTGCCGTGGTGCGCAACTCCGCCAGCATGACATTGGAAGAGCAGATCAGTCTGATGGAAGAACATTATGCCAAAGGGCATCTGATTGTACGACTGCAATCCGGTGATCCGTCTATCTATGGTGCCATACAGGAGCAGATGACCATCTTCGACGAAAAAGGAATGGACTACTTTATCGTACCGGGCATCTCTTCTTTCCAGGCTGCCGCTGCGGTGCTCAAATCTGAGTTTACCATTCCGGAAGTGGTACAAACCATTATCCTTACCCGTGGTGAAGGTAATACCCCTCTGCCGGAGCATGAGAAACTACAGGAGATGGCGCGGCACAGAGCTACCATGTGTATCTTCCTGAGTGCCACCATCGCAAAAAACGTACAGGCGCAACTGTTGGAACATTATCCGCCGGAAACACCGGTAGCGGTATTGTACCGCGTGACCTGGAAAGATGAACGGGTGTTTACCGGGCAACTGCAGGAGCTGGCAGCTATCATACGGAGCAACAAGCTGACGCGTACCGCGCTCATCATCGTAGGGGCGGCCATCGGTGCGCGGAAAAACAGATCACATCTTTATAATCCGGAATGGAAACACATCTTCCGTAATCAGAAAACAAAATCTGGAAATTTAAAAATAAACAAATGA
- a CDS encoding precorrin-6A/cobalt-precorrin-6A reductase, with protein MILVFGGTTEGKLVLAALAAANQPCWYSSKIKIDVSLPAGAQYRYGAFTQEALEAFCLEQHITTIVHASHPFAALLHETIGIVSQRLSIPVIRFERHYPETPLHPLVRYADSYEEVLSAIHHGGYEPVLSLTGVQTIIRWRPYWERKKMYCRILPRDTSVAIARDCEFPEEQLLLSFPGKTVEEELQVVKETGVQAIITKESGESGYLSVKIDTAIAAGIPLYIIRRPALPPHFVKVDTTTDMLKHIIHTAS; from the coding sequence ATGATTCTGGTGTTTGGAGGTACAACAGAAGGTAAACTGGTACTGGCGGCCCTGGCGGCGGCCAACCAACCCTGCTGGTATTCGTCAAAAATAAAAATTGACGTATCACTTCCCGCTGGTGCGCAATATCGTTATGGTGCCTTTACACAGGAAGCACTGGAAGCTTTTTGTCTGGAGCAGCATATCACTACCATCGTTCATGCCAGCCATCCTTTTGCGGCCCTGTTGCATGAAACGATTGGTATCGTTAGTCAACGTTTATCCATTCCTGTGATACGCTTCGAAAGACACTATCCGGAAACGCCCTTACACCCGCTGGTGAGATATGCCGACAGTTATGAAGAAGTACTGTCGGCTATTCACCACGGAGGTTATGAGCCGGTATTGTCGCTCACCGGTGTACAGACCATTATCCGCTGGCGCCCTTACTGGGAGCGGAAGAAGATGTACTGCCGTATTCTGCCAAGAGATACCTCTGTGGCCATCGCAAGGGACTGTGAATTCCCGGAAGAACAGCTGTTGTTGTCTTTCCCAGGTAAAACGGTAGAAGAAGAGCTGCAGGTAGTGAAGGAGACCGGTGTACAGGCTATTATCACCAAAGAAAGCGGGGAGAGTGGTTACCTGTCTGTAAAGATCGATACGGCCATAGCGGCCGGTATCCCCTTGTATATTATCCGGAGGCCCGCATTGCCACCGCATTTTGTGAAGGTAGACACCACCACTGATATGCTGAAACATATAATTCATACTGCATCATGA
- a CDS encoding cobalt-precorrin-5B (C(1))-methyltransferase, which translates to MSLKPVPQGDLRWGYSTGACATACTKAALLALLEQDEVASVTIVLPDGEEVLFKIHACSFNGTQATCATYKDSGDDPDVTNGAEIAVTVSFGGPQPVSFLPGEGVGIVTLPGLSVPVGEPAINPVPRSMMAGVVTDICERYLVNRNISISVSVSNGAVLAEKTLNARLGIVGGISILGTTGRVKPFSAAAYIASIEQGIDVALANGLQTVVVNSGGRSEKILRNLYPQLPAVAFVQYGNWIGETLAKINTTPLHSFTIGMMLGKAVKLAAGSLNTHSNQSSWDKDFVAQLAASAGYPHEKCEAIRQLNMARGLTELFPFQESEPFYPALAAQCRRVLQAALRPVDFEIVLIDATDKYLLYVN; encoded by the coding sequence ATGAGTCTGAAACCGGTACCACAGGGAGATTTGCGCTGGGGTTATAGTACCGGTGCCTGTGCTACGGCCTGTACCAAAGCTGCTTTGCTGGCATTGCTGGAACAGGATGAGGTGGCGTCGGTAACGATTGTGTTGCCCGACGGGGAAGAGGTGTTGTTTAAAATACATGCCTGCAGCTTTAATGGAACACAGGCCACTTGCGCTACTTACAAAGACAGCGGGGATGATCCTGATGTAACCAATGGTGCAGAGATAGCCGTTACCGTTAGTTTCGGCGGCCCTCAGCCGGTCAGTTTTTTACCGGGAGAGGGCGTAGGCATCGTTACATTGCCCGGCCTGTCTGTCCCGGTAGGAGAGCCGGCTATCAATCCGGTGCCCCGCAGCATGATGGCCGGAGTAGTGACCGATATCTGCGAAAGATACCTGGTGAATAGAAACATCAGCATCAGCGTGAGCGTGTCCAATGGTGCTGTGCTGGCGGAAAAAACGTTGAATGCACGTCTGGGTATCGTGGGTGGTATCTCCATTCTGGGAACCACAGGCAGAGTAAAACCTTTTTCTGCGGCGGCTTACATCGCCAGTATTGAGCAGGGAATAGATGTGGCGCTGGCCAACGGATTACAGACGGTGGTCGTCAATTCCGGCGGCCGCAGCGAAAAGATACTCCGGAACCTGTACCCGCAGTTGCCTGCCGTTGCTTTTGTGCAGTATGGCAACTGGATAGGGGAGACGCTGGCCAAGATCAACACTACGCCATTGCATTCCTTTACCATCGGTATGATGCTGGGAAAGGCGGTGAAATTGGCTGCAGGATCGCTGAATACACATAGCAACCAGTCATCCTGGGATAAGGATTTTGTGGCGCAGCTGGCAGCATCAGCGGGATATCCGCATGAAAAATGCGAAGCCATCCGCCAGCTCAATATGGCCCGTGGCCTGACGGAACTGTTCCCCTTTCAGGAATCGGAACCATTTTATCCGGCCCTGGCAGCACAGTGCCGGCGCGTATTACAGGCTGCACTGCGCCCCGTGGATTTTGAAATTGTATTGATAGATGCAACAGACAAGTATCTGTTGTATGTGAACTAA
- a CDS encoding ATP-binding protein: MKPYYPFTAICGQDQFKLALLLTTIDPSLGGVLVMGDKGTGKTTTVRALASLLHNPVQPFPFVNLPVGATEDRVLGSVDLEILINEKREQVRKGLLAAAHGGILYIDEVNLLNDYIMDVLLDASSSGGYYLERDGLSAWQDSRFILIGTMNPEEGELRPQLLDRFGLCVTVSTPADKVQRATIMQRRLAFDAGPQQFVHAFAETEREMNRAVNLARTLLDQVYISEDTYLEVADHCLEHQAEGMRADILIIKAARAYAAFSNRLAVTSADVHHVAPLVLAHRSKQRNPPSRSQQRQREHAPSPDRGEYHTESSRNL; the protein is encoded by the coding sequence ATGAAACCATATTATCCGTTTACGGCCATCTGCGGACAAGACCAGTTTAAACTGGCGCTGCTGCTCACCACCATCGATCCTTCCCTGGGCGGTGTGCTGGTGATGGGAGATAAAGGTACCGGTAAAACGACTACCGTAAGGGCATTGGCCAGTCTGTTGCATAATCCCGTACAGCCGTTCCCGTTTGTGAATCTGCCGGTAGGTGCTACAGAAGATCGTGTACTGGGTAGTGTCGACCTGGAAATACTGATCAATGAAAAAAGGGAACAGGTAAGGAAAGGCTTGCTGGCAGCCGCTCACGGAGGGATTTTGTATATCGATGAAGTGAACCTGCTCAATGATTATATCATGGATGTGCTGCTGGATGCTTCTTCCAGCGGAGGGTATTATCTGGAAAGAGATGGCCTTTCTGCCTGGCAGGACAGCCGCTTTATTCTCATCGGTACCATGAATCCGGAAGAAGGGGAGCTGCGCCCGCAGCTGCTGGACCGTTTCGGTTTATGCGTTACCGTTAGTACGCCTGCCGACAAGGTACAGCGTGCCACGATCATGCAGCGCCGCCTGGCTTTTGATGCTGGTCCGCAGCAGTTTGTACACGCTTTTGCGGAAACAGAAAGGGAGATGAACAGGGCTGTTAATCTGGCCCGCACCTTACTCGACCAGGTATATATTTCAGAAGATACTTATCTGGAAGTGGCAGACCACTGTCTGGAACACCAGGCTGAAGGCATGCGCGCAGATATCCTGATCATAAAGGCTGCGAGGGCTTATGCCGCCTTCAGTAACCGTTTGGCGGTCACCAGCGCCGATGTGCATCATGTGGCGCCGCTGGTACTGGCACATCGCAGCAAACAACGCAACCCGCCATCCCGTTCACAGCAACGTCAGCGGGAGCATGCGCCTTCACCAGACAGAGGGGAATATCACACGGAAAGCAGCAGGAATCTATAG
- a CDS encoding VWA domain-containing protein: MKTATQGARKGTIARVPLASPQLLSRSAGHQQENDLLATVKHYLVHQTCVIKKRPVQQKTALRLFVLVDSSASMAADRQISLVKGLITDMLHRYRQQRPQVSIIALAQGTASVIIPFTTHLSQTNEALASLRTGGKTNLAAGFRQMAQMIRPNGDYQLYLFTDGRINAGTTSQPFEEAVTVFREQLRRHCKHTCIINTETGYPRLNMAVTLAEKLGCKVFGPEIYSA, encoded by the coding sequence GTGAAAACGGCCACACAGGGCGCACGGAAAGGAACCATCGCGCGGGTGCCGCTGGCCTCACCTCAGCTGTTGTCCCGTTCCGCCGGTCATCAACAGGAAAACGACCTGCTGGCTACTGTAAAACATTATCTGGTGCATCAGACCTGTGTGATCAAAAAAAGGCCGGTACAACAAAAAACTGCCTTACGTTTATTCGTCCTGGTAGACAGCAGTGCCTCTATGGCAGCCGACCGACAGATAAGCCTGGTAAAAGGACTGATCACAGACATGTTGCACCGATACCGGCAGCAACGTCCGCAGGTGAGTATTATCGCACTGGCACAGGGGACTGCTTCCGTGATAATACCTTTTACTACACACCTGTCGCAGACCAACGAGGCGTTGGCCTCTCTGCGTACCGGTGGTAAAACCAATCTGGCAGCAGGTTTCCGGCAGATGGCCCAAATGATAAGGCCCAACGGGGACTACCAGTTATATCTGTTCACCGATGGACGGATCAACGCTGGTACCACGAGCCAGCCCTTTGAGGAGGCTGTAACTGTTTTCCGTGAACAGCTCCGCCGTCACTGTAAACATACCTGTATCATCAATACCGAAACCGGATATCCGCGTCTCAATATGGCCGTCACACTGGCGGAAAAGCTGGGCTGCAAAGTATTCGGGCCGGAAATTTATTCAGCTTAA
- a CDS encoding cob(I)yrinic acid a,c-diamide adenosyltransferase translates to MKIYTKKGDQGTTALFGGKRVFKDDTRVNCYGTFDEVNSTIGLLRAKLSTDHPWQPNLHRIQKDMMDMMSHLARPSDCKKENPNPKPVDGAAFCEQWIDELEAGITTASDYFLLPGGNEISALCHVVRTQMRRGERLLVSLMKEDTIEDYIPAYINRLSDLFFILARAEMDKAGVAEEKWQLFLYKRKKTDPSIIKE, encoded by the coding sequence ATGAAAATTTATACTAAAAAGGGAGATCAGGGTACCACAGCACTCTTCGGTGGTAAACGAGTGTTCAAGGATGATACCCGCGTCAATTGCTATGGTACGTTCGATGAGGTCAATTCCACCATTGGCCTGCTCCGCGCCAAACTAAGCACAGATCACCCCTGGCAGCCCAATCTGCACCGCATCCAGAAAGATATGATGGACATGATGTCTCACCTGGCACGCCCATCCGATTGCAAAAAGGAAAACCCCAATCCCAAACCGGTTGATGGTGCCGCTTTCTGCGAACAGTGGATTGATGAGCTGGAAGCAGGTATCACCACGGCTTCAGATTATTTTCTGTTGCCGGGAGGTAATGAAATCTCCGCCCTCTGCCATGTGGTGCGCACCCAGATGCGTCGCGGAGAAAGGCTGCTGGTATCGCTGATGAAAGAAGATACGATAGAAGATTATATCCCTGCTTATATCAACCGCCTGTCCGATTTGTTCTTTATCCTCGCCCGCGCAGAAATGGACAAAGCCGGTGTGGCGGAAGAGAAATGGCAGTTGTTTCTCTATAAAAGAAAAAAAACAGATCCATCTATCATCAAAGAATAG
- the cobW gene encoding cobalamin biosynthesis protein CobW — translation MKKVPVTIVTGFLGSGKTTLISHLLRNNQGRRLAVVVNEFGAMGIDGELIKSCCENEEDIVELNNGCLCCTVQEEFLPVMLELMERKENIDHIIIETSGLALPKPLLHAFNWPDLKPQITVDAVVTVVDAVGQATGEICNRELVQAQRLSDDSLDHETPIEELFEDQLSCADLVVMTKSDLLSAEAFEQVKGIVSNQLRTGVKVITASKGQADPGVLLGIGAAAENDLDNRHSHHEEDHASGHDHHHHDEDIQSFVADITVPHTPESLTEKCITLVGQHEIYRIKGFIDVPGKPMRMVLQGVSQRFEHYFDRPWKAGEERKTSLVVIGHDLDEASIIKFLNF, via the coding sequence ATGAAAAAGGTTCCAGTTACCATCGTTACCGGTTTTCTCGGCTCCGGGAAAACCACGCTGATCAGCCATCTCCTGCGTAATAACCAGGGCCGTCGTCTTGCTGTGGTTGTCAATGAATTTGGCGCCATGGGCATAGACGGAGAGCTGATCAAATCATGCTGCGAAAATGAAGAAGACATCGTAGAGCTGAATAATGGCTGCCTGTGCTGCACAGTGCAGGAAGAGTTCCTGCCTGTTATGCTTGAACTGATGGAGCGTAAGGAAAACATCGATCATATCATCATCGAAACATCCGGGCTGGCCCTGCCCAAACCATTGTTGCACGCTTTCAACTGGCCCGACCTGAAACCGCAGATCACCGTTGACGCCGTAGTAACCGTAGTAGATGCTGTCGGACAGGCCACCGGCGAGATCTGCAACCGTGAGCTGGTACAGGCGCAACGACTGTCGGATGACAGCCTGGACCATGAAACCCCTATTGAGGAGCTGTTTGAAGACCAGCTGTCCTGTGCTGATCTTGTAGTGATGACCAAGTCTGATCTTCTGTCTGCAGAAGCATTTGAACAGGTGAAAGGAATTGTAAGTAACCAATTGCGTACAGGCGTTAAGGTGATCACGGCCTCCAAAGGTCAGGCTGATCCCGGCGTTTTACTGGGCATCGGTGCTGCTGCGGAAAATGATCTGGACAACCGCCATTCCCATCACGAAGAAGATCATGCCAGTGGCCACGATCACCATCATCATGATGAAGATATCCAGTCTTTTGTAGCAGATATAACGGTGCCGCATACACCGGAATCACTCACTGAAAAATGTATCACGCTGGTAGGTCAGCATGAAATCTATCGTATCAAAGGTTTCATTGATGTACCTGGAAAGCCGATGCGTATGGTGTTGCAGGGCGTGTCCCAGCGTTTTGAGCACTATTTCGATCGCCCCTGGAAAGCCGGTGAAGAGAGGAAGACCTCACTGGTAGTGATTGGTCATGATCTCGACGAAGCATCAATCATCAAATTTTTAAATTTTTAA